A window of the Cannabis sativa cultivar Pink pepper isolate KNU-18-1 chromosome X, ASM2916894v1, whole genome shotgun sequence genome harbors these coding sequences:
- the LOC115707998 gene encoding replication factor C subunit 3, producing the protein MTEFISLMDIDDESTGGGDTSKPVSTPIINNPKNVATAKAAPWVEKYRPQSLADVAAHRDIVDTIDRLTNENRLPHLLLYGPPGTGKTSTILAVARKLYGAQFHNMILELNASDDRGIDVVRQQIQDFASTQSFSFGAKASVKLVLLDEADAMTKDAQFALRRVIEKYTKNTRFALIGNNVNKIIPALQSRCTRFRFAPLDSVHVTERLKHVIKAEGLDVSENGLAALVRLSNGDMRKALNILQSTHMASQKITEEEVYLCTGNPLPKDIEKISHALLNESFSKSFKEISDMKGRKGLALIDIVREVTMFVFKIKMPAKVRVQLINDLADIEYRLTFGCNDKLQLGSLIASFTKARSSLVAAA; encoded by the exons ATGACCGAATTCATTTCTCTGATGGACATCGACGATGAAAGCACCGGAGGCGGAGACACCTCTAAACCCGTTTCCACACCCATCATCAATAACCCCAAAAACGTCGCCACCGCCAAAGCAGCGCCTTGGGTCGAGAAGTACCGACCTCAGTCCCTCGCCGACGTCGCCGCTCACCGCGACATTGTTGACACCA TTGATAGATTGACCAATGAGAATAGATTGCCGCATCTTCTACTGTACGGACCTCCGGGCACAGGAAAAACTTCTACCATTCTTGCTGTGGCTCGCAAGCTTTACGGGGCTCAGTTTCATAACATGATTTTGGAGCTGAATGCATCTGATGATAGGGGAATTGATGTTGTGAGGCAACAGATCCAAGATTTTGCTAGCACTCAAAGCTTCTCCTTTGG TGCAAAGGCATCGGTAAAATTGGTATTGCTGGATGAGGCAGATGCAATGACAAAGGACGCTCAATTCGCTTTGCGAAGAG TGATTGAGAAATACACAAAGAACACAAGGTTTGCTCTTATCGGTAATAATGTCAACAAAATTATTCCTGCACTACAGTCACGATGTACTCGTTTTAGATTTGCTCCTCTTGATTCTGTTCATGTCACTGAACGACTCAAACATGTAATAAAGGCTGAAGG GCTTGATGTATCGGAGAATGGCTTGGCAGCACTTGTACGGCTTAGCAATGGTGACATGAGAAAGGCTTTGAACATCTTGCAG TCAACACATATGGCTTCACAGAAGATAACAGAAGAAGAAGTATACCTTTGCACTGGAAACCCATTGCCCAAAGACATTGAGAAAATATCTCATGCTCTTCTAAATGAATCCTTTTCAAAGAGTTTCAAAG aaatatCTGATATGAAAGGAAGGAAAGGATTGGCCTTAATAGATATCGTACGAGAAGTAACTAT GTTTGTCTTCAAGATAAAGATGCCTGCTAAAGTTCGCGTTCAGTTGATTAACGATTTAGCAGATATAGA ATACAGATTGACTTTTGGGTGCAACGACAAGTTGCAACTTGGATCGCTTATTGCTTCATTCACGAAAGCTCGGTCTTCTCTAGTGGCGGCTGCATAG
- the LOC115707991 gene encoding protein CELLULOSE SYNTHASE INTERACTIVE 3: MSKSPTPKRQEAVPSSTSRFRDLDEIAEMDDAESTMATVAQFVEQLHASMSSPHEKELITAKLLEIARTRKDARVIIGSHAQAMPLFVSILRRGTHVAKVNVAATLSVLCKDEDLRLKVLLGGCIPPLLSLLKSESTEARKAAAEAIYEVSSGGLSDDHVGMKIFVTEGVVPTLWDQLNPKKNQDKVVEGFVTGALRNLCGDKDGNWRETFEAGRVDIIVSLLSSDNAAAQSNAASLLARLMLAFSDSITKVIDSGAVKVLLQLVCRENDISVRASAADALEALLSKSARAKKVVVDANGIPILIEAIVAPSKECIQGEYGHALQEHATRALANICGGMSSLVLYLGELSQSPLLTAPVSDIIGALAYTLMVFEMKSGLDQEPFNTRQLEDILVMLLKPRDNKLVQDRVLEALASLYGNNYLSKWISHAEAKKVLIGLITMAATDVQEHLILFLTSLCGDAVGIWEAIGKREGIQLLMSLLGLSSEQHREYAVELLAIITDQVDDSKWAITAAGGIPPLVQLLETGSQKAKEDAAHVLWNLCCHSEDIRACVESAGAIQAFLWLLRSGGSRGREASTLALTKLVRTADSATINQLLALLLGDTPSSKANIIRVLGHVLIMASHKDLVQVGSAPNKGLRSLVQVLNSSNEETQECAASVLADLFSTRQDICDSLATDDIVNPCMKLLTSNTQVVATQSARALSALSRPTKGSSTNKVSYITKGDVKPLIKLAKTSSIDTAETAVAALANFLCDPQIGAEALTEDVVSALTRVLRDGTSEGKKNASRALHQLLMHFAIGDVLPGYSQCRLVVIGLVDSLNSMDMNGNDAADALEVMALLARSKQGVNFTYPPWSSLAEVPSSLESIVRCLVEGPPTLQDKAIEILSRLCSDHPVVLADLLVARSGSMSSLADRIINSSSLEVSVGGAALLICAVKEHKQQCMEELDELGYVKSLVFSLVEMMKKSNSCSSLEIEVRTPKAFMEKMADQEGYAFDVPDAATVLGATAALWLLSLIGSFHTNNRVLIMEAGGLEALADKLVSYSSNPQAEYEDTEGIWISVLLLAILFQDENVALSSTTMRIIPSLALLLRSDEVIDKFFAAHSMASLVCNGIKGINLAIANSGAVSGLISLIGFIESDMPNLVALSDEFSLVRNPEQVVLEQLFVIEDVKFGSTARKAIPLLVDLLTPMPDRPAAPPIAVQLLTCIADGSDTNKLIMAEAGALDALTKYLSLSPQDSTETIITELFRILFSNPDLIRYEASASSLNQLIAVLRLGSRNARFSAARALHELFDAESIRESELARQAVQPLIEMLNAASESEQEAALVALISLTSGNSSKALFLTDVEANSLESLYKILSSASSLELKRNAAQFCFVLFSNSKIRANLIVSEFIEPFISLMQSDSSSAVEAGVCAFEKLLDDEQMVELASAYDIVDLLVGLVSDKSYQLIEASICSLIKLGKDRTPRKLEMVDAGIIDSCLELLPVAPNSLCSSIAELFRILTNSNAIARSSAAAKIVEPLFLVLLRSEFSLWGQHSALQALVNILEKPQSLATLNLTPSEVIEPLLSFLESPSQAIQQLGTELLSHLLAQEHFQQDITTKNAVVPLVQLAGIGILNLQQTAIKALEKISMTWPKAVADAGGIFELAKLLIQDDPQPPHALWESAALVLSNVLRSNAEYYYKVPVVVLVKMLLSTVESTITVSLDALTVHERSDALSAIQMTEAGAIDALLDLLRSHQFEEECGRLLEGLFNNVKIRQMKVSKYAIAPLSQYLLDPQTRSQPGKLLVALALGDLSQHEVLARASDSVSACRALISLLEDQPTEDMKMVAICALQNFVMHSRTNRRAVAEAGGILVIQEFLLSPNPEVSAQAALLIKFLFSNHTLQEYVSNELIRSLTAALERELWSSATINEEVLRTLNVIFANFPKLHISEAATLCIPHLIGVLKSGSDAAQESVLDTLCLLKHSWSTMPIDIAKSQAMVAAEAIPILQMLMKTCPPSFHDRADSLLHCLPGCLTVTIRRGNNLKQAMGSTNAFCRLTIGNGPARQTKVVNHSSCPEWEEGFTWGFDVPPKGQKLHIVCKSKNTFGKSTLGKVTIQIDKVVTEGVYSGLFSLNHDGNKDGSSRTLEIEIEWSNRNADEGT; encoded by the exons ATGTCAAAGTCTCCCACTCCAAAACGCCAAGAGGCAGTACCCTCATCTACTTCTCGGTTTAG gGATTTAGATGAAATAGCAGAAATGGATGATGCAGAATCTACCATGGCAACAGTTGCTCAGTTTGTTGAGCAACTACATGCCAGCATGTCTTCACCTCATGAGAAAGAACTTATCACAGCAAAATTATTAGAGATTGCTAGAACTAGAAAGGATGCTAGGGTAATTATTGGTTCTCATGCCCAGGCAATGCCATTGTTTGTTAGCATTCTCAGGAGAGGGACCCATGTGGCTAAAGTTAACGTTGCTGCAACCCTAAGTGTTTTGTGCAAAGATGAAGATTTACGTCTTAAGGTACTTCTAGGAGGGTGCATTCCACCTTTACTATCGCTATTGAAGTCTGAATCTACTGAAGCCAGAAAAGCTGCGGCAGAGGCTATTTATGAAGTTTCCTCTGGCGGGCTTTCCGATGATCATGTTGGTATGAAAATATTTGTTACTGAAGGAGTTGTACCAACGTTATGGGATCAACTCAATCCGAAGAAAAACCAGGACAAAGTTGTAGAAGGATTTGTAACTGGGGCTTTGAGAAATCTTTGCGGTGACAAGGATGGTAATTGGAGAGAAACATTTGAGGCTGGACGAGTGGATATAATTGTGAGTCTTCTGTCTTCTGATAATGCTGCTGCTCAGTCTAATGCAGCTTCTCTGTTGGCCCGTCTTATGTTGGCTTTCAGTGATAGCATCACAAAAGTAATAGACTCTGGAGCAGTAAAAGTTTTGCTTCAGCTTGTTTGTCGGGAAAATGATATTTCTGTACGTGCAAGTGCTGCAGATGCGTTGGAAGCCCTTTTGTCCAAATCAGCCAGAGCCAAGAAAGTTGTTGTTGATGCAAATGGTATTCCGATTCTCATTGAAGCTATAGTTGCTCCGTCCAAAGAGTGTATACAAGGGGAGTATGGTCATGCCCTACAGGAGCATGCTACACGAGCTTTAGCAAATATTTGTGGTGGGATGTCTTCTCTGGTTTTATATCTTGGAGAGCTTTCTCAATCCCCTCTTCTAACAGCTCCAGTTTCTGATATTATTGGAGCTCTAGCATACACTCTAATGGTGTTTGAAATGAAATCCGGTTTGGATCAGGAGCCATTTAATACAAGACAATTAGAAGATATTCTAGTGATGCTACTCAAGCCTCGTGATAATAAGCTGGTTCAAGACCGTGTTCTTGAGGCCTTAGCTAGTTTATATGGAAACAATTATCTTTCAAAATGGATTAGCCATGCAGAAGCCAAGAAGGTTCTTATTGGACTTATAACAATGGCTGCTACTGATGTGCAAGAACATTTGATACTCTTTTTGACAAGCTTGTGCGGTGATGCTGTTGGCATCTGGGAAGCCATAGGAAAGAGGGAAGGAATTCAATTGCTTATGTCACTGTTAGGCCTGTCAAGCGAGCAACATCGAGAGTATGCTGTTGAATTGCTGGCAATCATAACTGATCAGGTTGATGACAGCAAATGGGCTATCACTGCTGCGGGTGGGATTCCTCCATTGGTGCAGCTACTAGAGACAGGTTCTCAGAAGGCAAAGGAGGATGCTGCACATGTTTTGTGGAACTTGTGTTGTCACAGTGAAGATATACGTGCTTGTGTTGAAAGTGCTGGTGCAATCCAAGCATTTTTATGGCTCTTGAGAAGTGGTGGATCAAGAGGGCGAGAGGCCTCAACACTTGCACTTACTAAGCTTGTTCGAACAGCAGATTCTGCCACCATCAATCAACTACTAGCACTGCTCCTCGGCGACACTCCAAGCTCAAAAGCTAACATTATTAGAGTTTTGGGTCACGTTCTCATAATGGCATCACATAAGGACCTTGTGCAAGTGGGTTCTGCACCCAATAAAGGGTTGAGATCTCTTGTCCAAGTTCTCAATTCATCTAATGAAGAGACACAAGAGTGTGCAGCTTCTGTTCTTGCTGATCTATTTAGCACAAGACAAGATATCTGTGATAGTCTCGCAACAGATGATATTGTGAATCCTTGCATGAAGCTTTTGACCAGCAATACTCAAGTTGTTGCTACACAGTCTGCTCGAGCATTAAGTGCTCTGTCCCGTCCAACAAAGGGAAGCTCAACAAACAAAGTGTCTTATATCACAAAAGGGGATGTCAAGCCTTTAATCAAGCTTGCTAAAACGTCTTCCATTGACACTGCTGAAACTGCAGTTGCTGCTCTGGCCAACTTTCTGTGTGACCCACAAATCGGTGCAGAAGCCTTGACAGAAGATGTTGTGTCCGCATTGACAAGAGTATTAAGAGATGGAACTTCAGAAGGTAAGAAAAATGCATCACGTGCTCTTCATCAACTACTAATGCATTTTGCAATAGGAGATGTGCTGCCAGGATACAGCCAATGTCGTCTTGTTGTTATTGGACTTGTTGACTCCTTAAATTCAATGGATATGAATGGGAATGATGCTGCCGATGCTTTAGAAGTCATGGCACTTTTGGCTAGGTCAAAACAAGGTGTTAACTTTACATACCCCCCTTGGTCTTCCCTTGCAGAAGTTCCCTCAAGCCTAGAATCTATAGTTCGCTGCCTAGTTGAGGGGCCTCCTACTCTGCAGGATAAGGCCATAGAAATTCTTTCAAGGCTCTGCAGTGATCATCCAGTTGTGCTTGCTGATTTACTAGTTGCTAGATCTGGATCTATGAGTTCACTGGCTGATAGGATAATAAACTCATCAAGTTTAGAAGTTAGTGTTGGAGGAGCTGCATTGCTTATTTGTGCTGTAAAAGAGCATAAACAACAATGCATGGAAGAACTTGATGAGTTGGGATATGTTAAATCCCTTGTATTCTCTTTAGTTGAAATGATGAAGAAAAGTAATAGCTGCTCCTCTTTAGAAATTGAAGTCAGAACTCCTAAAGCATTCATGGAAAAAATGGCAGACCAGGAAGGGTATGCCTTTGATGTTCCTGATGCAGCCACTGTATTGGGGGCTACTGCTGCCTTGTGGCTGCTATCTCTAATAGGCTCTTTTCATACAAATAACAGAGTGCTTATTATGGAAGCTGGTGGACTTGAAGCTCTTGCTGACAAGCTTGTGAGTTACTCTTCCAATCCTCAG GCTGAATACGAGGACACAGAAGGCATATGGATTAGTGTCCTACTTCTTGCTATTTTGTTCCAAGATGAAAATGTTGCTTTATCTTCCACAACAATGCGCATAATACCGTCACTTGCTCTACTGCTTAGATCTGATGAGGTTATCGACAAATTCTTTGCTGCCCATTCAATGGCCAGTCTTGTTTGTAATGGTATCAAGGGAATTAATCTTGCGATTGCAAATTCAGGTGCTGTTTCCGGGTTGATATCCCTAATTGGTTTCATAGAGTCAGATATGCCAAATCTTGTTGCTTTATCAGATGAGTTTTCTCTAGTAAGAAATCCTGAACAAGTTGTTTTGGAGCAACTTTTTGTTATTGAAGATGTCAAGTTTGGGTCCACTGCACGTAAAGCTATACCTCTTTTAGTGGATCTCTTGACACCAATGCCAGATCGGCCTGCTGCTCCTCCAATTGCTGTCCAACTTTTGACTTGCATTGCAGATGGAAGTGATACAAACAAATTAATTATGGCTGAAGCTGGAGCTTTGGATGCTCTGACAAAGTACTTGTCTCTGAGCCCTCAAGACTCAACAGAAACCATTATAACTGAATTATTCAGAATATTGTTTAGCAACCCTGATCTAATTCGCTACGAAGCATCAGCCAGCTCCTTAAATCAACTTATAGCTGTTCTGCGTCTTGGGTCAAGAAATGCCAGATTCAGTGCTGCAAGAGCACTCCACGAACTTTTTGATGCTGAGAGCATCAGAGAGTCTGAGCTTGCAAGACAGGCTGTTCAACCATTAATTGAGATGCTTAATGCTGCGTCTGAGAGTGAGCAGGAGGCTGCTCTCGTTGCCTTGATTTCTTTGACGTCAGGAAATTCTTCGAAAGCTCTTTTTTTAACTGATGTGGAAGCAAACTCACTTGAGAGTCTATACAAAATTTTGTCCTCTGCTTCATCGTTAGAGTTGAAAAGAAATGCTGCACAGTTCTGCTTTGTTCTGTTTAGCAATAGCAAAATAAGAGCTAATCTCATTGTTTCTGAATTCATCGAACCCTTTATTTCACTGATGCAATCTGATTCTAGTTCAGCTGTCGAAGCTGGAGTTTGTGCTTTTGAGAAACTGTTGGATGATGAACAAATGGTGGAGCTTGCATCAGCTTATGATATTGTGGATCTTCTTGTTGGCTTGGTTTCTGATAAGAGCTATCAGCTAATTGAGGCTAGCATCTGTTCTCTCATTAAGCTGGGGAAAGACCGGACCCCACGCAAATTGGAAATGGTTGATGCTGGTATCATCGATAGTTGTCTTGAGTTGTTACCTGTTGCACCCAATTCATTATGTTCTTCTATTGCAGAACTTTTCCGCATTCTGACAAATAGTAATGCGATCGCCAGAAGTTCAGCAGCCGCAAAAATAGTAGAACCTTTGTTTCTGGTTTTACTTCGTTCAGAATTCAGTTTGTGGGGACAGCACAGTGCCTTGcaggcacttgtaaatattttagagaagcCACAAAGCCTTGCAACTTTAAATCTCACACCTAGCGAAGTCATCGAACCTCTTCTTTCCTTTCTCGAATCACCTTCCCAAGCCATCCAGCAGCTTGGAACAGAATTATTATCTCATCTTCTTGCACAGGAACATTTTCAGCAAGATATTACCACAAAGAATGCAGTTGTGCCTCTTGTGCAGCTAGCGGGAATTGGTATTTTGAACTTACAGCAGACTGCAATCAAGGCATTGGAAAAAATCTCTATGACTTGGCcaaaggcagttgctgatgctGGAGGAAttttcgagcttgctaaattaCTCATTCAGGATGATCCTCAGCCACCTCATGCATTGTGGGAATCAGCTGCTTTGGTTCTTTCTAATGTCTTACGATCCAACGCCGAGTACTATTATAAGGTTCCTGTGGTAGTTCTTGTGAAAATGTTGCTCTCAACAGTTGAGAGCACTATTACAGTGTCACTTGATGCATTAACTGTTCATGAAAGGAGTGATGCCTTAAGTGCCATACAAATGACTGAAGCTGGTGCTATAGATGCTCTACTGGACCTGTTAAGATCTCATCAGTTCGAAGAAGAATGTGGGAGATTACTAGAaggtttatttaataatgtgaAGATACGACAGATGAAGGTTTCCAAGTATGCTATAGCACCTTTATCACAATATTTATTAGACCCACAGACCAGATCGCAACCTGGTAAACTTCTTGTTGCTCTAGCTCTTGGAGACCTTTCACAGCATGAGGTGCTTGCAAGAGCTAGTGATTCTGTTTCTGCTTGTCGTGCATTAATAAGTTTGCTTGAAGACCAACCAACAGAGGATATGAAAATGGTTGCAATTTGTGCGTTGCAAAACTTCGTCATGCATAGTAGAACCAATAGGCGAGCTGTTGCAGAAGCAGGTGGCATTTTGGTCATTCAGGAATTCCTGCTGTCACCGAATCCAGAAGTTTCTGCTCAGGCAGCCTTGCTAAtcaagtttttattttctaatcaCACACTCCAAGAGTATGTTTCAAACGAGCTCATCAGATCTTTGACAG CTGCACTTGAAAGGGAATTGTGGTCCTCAGCAACCATCAATGAAGAGGTCTTGAGAACCTTGAATGTCATATTTGCCAACTTTCCGAAGCTCCATATCTCCGAAGCAGCTACCCTTTGCATTCCTCATCTGATTGGGGTTTTAAAATCAGGTAGCGATGCAGCTCAGGAGTCTGTACTGGACACCCTGTGCTTGCTAAAGCATTCTTGGTCAACCATGCCAATAGATATAGCAAAGTCTCAAGCCATGGTTGCCGCCGAAGCCATTCCCATCCTGCAAATGCTCATGAAGACTTGCCCACCAAGTTTCCATGACAGAGCAGACAGTTTATTGCATTGCTTACCCGGTTGCTTGACAGTTACAATTCGACGGGGTAACAACTTGAAGCAGGCTATGGGAAGTACAAATGCTTTTTGTCGATTGACAATAGGCAACGGTCCTGCTCGACAAACTAag GTTGTGAACCATAGTAGTTGTCCCGAGTGGGAAGAAGGGTTTACGTGGGGATTCGATGTACCTCCGAAAGGACAAAAGCTTCACATTGTTTGCAAAAGCAAAAACACTTTCGGAAAG AGTACTCTAGGGAAAGTGACCATCCAAATAGACAAAGTTGTTACTGAAGGAGTATACAGCGGATTATTCAGCCTTAATCATGATGGAAACAAAGATGGATCTTCTAGAACACTAGAAATCGAGATTGAATGGTCCAACAGAAACGCAGACGAAGGAACGTAA